The Microbacterium luteum genome includes a region encoding these proteins:
- a CDS encoding cold-shock protein encodes MAQGTVKWFNAEKGFGFITVTDGQDVFVHYSNIEMSGFRVLEEGQAVEFTVGSGQKGPQAESVRVVA; translated from the coding sequence ATGGCTCAGGGCACCGTCAAGTGGTTCAACGCCGAGAAGGGTTTCGGCTTCATCACCGTGACCGACGGGCAGGACGTCTTCGTCCACTACTCCAACATCGAGATGAGCGGTTTCCGCGTGCTCGAAGAAGGACAGGCGGTCGAGTTCACCGTCGGGTCGGGCCAGAAGGGCCCGCAGGCGGAGTCCGTTCGCGTCGTCGCCTGA
- the groL gene encoding chaperonin GroEL (60 kDa chaperone family; promotes refolding of misfolded polypeptides especially under stressful conditions; forms two stacked rings of heptamers to form a barrel-shaped 14mer; ends can be capped by GroES; misfolded proteins enter the barrel where they are refolded when GroES binds), protein MAKMIAFDEEARRGLERGLNTLADAVKVTLGPRGRNVVLEKKWGAPTITNDGVSIAKEIELDDPYEKIGAELVKEVAKKTDDVAGDGTTTATVLAQALVREGLRNVAAGADPISLKRGIEKAVKMITDQLLADAKEVESKEQIAATASISAADPEIGELIAEAIDKVGKEGVVTVEESQTFGTELELTEGMRFDKGYINPYFVTDPERQEVVFEDPYILIANQKISNIKDLLPIVDKVIQDGKELLIIAEDVEGEALATLVLNKIRGIFKSAAVKAPGFGDRRKAQLQDIAILTGGQVITEEVGLKLENTTLDLLGRARKVIITKDETTIVEGAGEADQIEGRVTQIRREIDNTDSDYDREKLQERLAKLAGGVAVIKAGAATEVELKERKHRIEDAVRNAKAAVEEGVVAGGGVALIQAGKGAFANVELTGDEATGANIVKVAIEAPLKQIALNAGMEPGVVANKVAELPLGHGLNAATGEYADLFEQGIIDPAKVTRSALQNAASIAGLFLTTEAVVADKPEKAAAAPADPTGGMDF, encoded by the coding sequence ATGGCAAAGATGATCGCTTTCGATGAAGAGGCCCGTCGCGGCCTCGAGCGCGGCCTCAACACGCTGGCCGACGCCGTCAAGGTGACCCTGGGCCCGCGTGGGCGCAACGTCGTGCTGGAGAAGAAGTGGGGCGCCCCCACCATCACCAACGACGGCGTCTCGATCGCCAAGGAGATCGAACTCGACGACCCGTACGAGAAGATCGGCGCGGAGCTCGTCAAGGAGGTCGCCAAGAAGACCGACGACGTCGCGGGCGACGGCACCACGACCGCCACCGTTCTCGCTCAGGCACTCGTCCGCGAGGGTCTGCGCAACGTCGCAGCCGGCGCCGACCCGATCTCGCTCAAGCGCGGCATCGAGAAGGCCGTCAAGATGATCACCGACCAGCTGCTGGCCGACGCCAAGGAGGTCGAGTCGAAGGAGCAGATCGCCGCGACCGCGTCGATCTCCGCCGCTGACCCCGAGATCGGCGAGCTCATCGCCGAGGCGATCGACAAGGTCGGCAAGGAAGGCGTCGTGACCGTCGAGGAGTCGCAGACCTTCGGCACCGAGCTCGAGCTCACCGAGGGCATGCGCTTCGACAAGGGGTACATCAACCCCTACTTCGTCACCGACCCCGAGCGTCAGGAAGTCGTCTTCGAGGACCCCTACATCCTCATCGCGAACCAGAAGATCTCGAACATCAAGGACCTTCTGCCGATCGTCGACAAGGTGATCCAGGACGGCAAGGAGCTCCTCATCATCGCCGAGGACGTCGAGGGCGAAGCCCTCGCGACCCTGGTGCTGAACAAGATCCGCGGCATCTTCAAGTCGGCTGCCGTCAAGGCTCCCGGCTTCGGCGACCGTCGCAAGGCTCAGCTGCAGGACATCGCGATCCTCACCGGCGGCCAGGTCATCACCGAAGAGGTGGGTCTCAAGCTCGAGAACACCACGCTGGACCTCCTCGGCCGTGCTCGCAAGGTGATCATCACCAAGGACGAGACCACGATCGTCGAGGGCGCCGGCGAGGCGGACCAGATCGAGGGTCGCGTGACCCAGATCCGTCGCGAGATCGACAACACCGACAGCGACTACGACCGCGAGAAGCTCCAGGAGCGCCTCGCCAAGCTCGCCGGCGGCGTGGCCGTCATCAAGGCGGGTGCGGCGACCGAGGTCGAGCTCAAGGAGCGCAAGCACCGCATCGAGGACGCCGTCCGCAACGCGAAGGCCGCCGTCGAGGAGGGTGTCGTCGCCGGTGGTGGCGTGGCCCTCATCCAGGCCGGCAAGGGCGCGTTCGCGAACGTCGAGCTCACCGGTGACGAGGCGACCGGCGCCAACATCGTGAAGGTCGCGATCGAGGCTCCGCTGAAGCAGATCGCTCTGAACGCCGGCATGGAGCCGGGCGTCGTGGCCAACAAGGTCGCCGAGCTGCCCCTCGGTCACGGTCTGAACGCCGCGACCGGCGAGTACGCCGACCTGTTCGAGCAGGGCATCATCGACCCGGCGAAGGTCACCCGTTCGGCGCTGCAGAACGCCGCGTCGATCGCGGGTCTGTTCCTCACCACCGAGGCCGTCGTCGCCGACAAGCCCGAGAAGGCCGCGGCCGCTCCGGCAGACCCCACCGGCGGCATGGACTTCTGA
- a CDS encoding WXG100 family type VII secretion target yields the protein MAVFSVDSDAVLSTTTAVRGTVDRLQGEVHAMLAQLTQLQSSWTGPAAMAFQGVVEQWRGTQRQVEESLATISAALEQAGRQYADAEQTTAGLFR from the coding sequence ATGGCAGTGTTCTCCGTCGACAGCGACGCCGTCCTCAGCACCACGACCGCCGTCCGCGGCACGGTCGACCGACTTCAGGGCGAGGTGCACGCGATGCTCGCGCAGCTCACCCAGCTGCAGTCCTCGTGGACCGGACCGGCGGCGATGGCCTTCCAGGGCGTCGTCGAGCAGTGGCGCGGCACGCAGCGGCAGGTGGAGGAATCGCTCGCGACAATCAGCGCCGCGCTCGAGCAGGCCGGCCGTCAGTACGCCGACGCCGAACAGACGACCGCGGGCCTGTTCCGGTAG
- a CDS encoding sensor histidine kinase produces the protein MTFLRSTLYNNIDASVRGYASTDAVSGLIDVVVEGGQVSFTPRDEDDVPPTPYFVAVYGPDGALEAIAGGSGGLEPDFPDEFTLQATAARGLQPFALPDIEGDERFLAAVDVFQPDGVGDLFTQMVVVSTASTNQVVATFLGIYAVISVVILGAGALGTRWLVTLTFRSLGQVEDTAMSIAAGDFSQRMTDIEPRTEVGRLKIAINTMLGRIDAAISQREATVRQMRRFIGDASHELRTPLVTVRGYAELYRMGAIPTGDDTAQAMDRIEKEAIRMGVLVEDLLALARLDERRDVDIAPVDLRPIARDAALDVRATSPRRTVTVIEALDAVLPGGERFADSPDTADAKKRSAPTTTAIARAGASLLRRRSRQSAQTAADPDADTLPIAVRRPQPVVSGDENRIRQVVANLLGNARRFTGDDSPIELRVGVDPVAATGWIEVIDHGEGVPDQLKDKIFQRFWRADTSRTRETGGTGLGLSIVASIVDALHGDVGVLDTPGGGATFRVSFPLAEQREPEEHLLIETQPLPRLERDAL, from the coding sequence ATGACGTTCCTGCGCAGCACGCTCTACAACAACATCGACGCGAGCGTGCGCGGCTACGCCTCGACCGACGCGGTGAGCGGCCTGATCGATGTCGTCGTCGAAGGCGGGCAGGTCTCGTTCACGCCGCGCGATGAAGACGACGTGCCGCCGACACCGTACTTCGTGGCCGTCTACGGACCCGACGGCGCCCTCGAGGCGATCGCGGGCGGTTCGGGGGGCCTCGAACCGGACTTCCCCGACGAGTTCACCCTGCAGGCCACCGCCGCGCGGGGTCTGCAGCCGTTCGCCCTTCCCGACATCGAGGGCGACGAACGCTTCCTCGCGGCGGTCGACGTCTTCCAGCCCGACGGCGTCGGCGATCTCTTCACCCAGATGGTCGTCGTCTCGACCGCGTCGACCAACCAGGTCGTGGCGACCTTCCTCGGTATCTACGCCGTCATCTCCGTGGTCATCCTCGGCGCCGGCGCCCTCGGCACGAGGTGGCTGGTCACCCTGACCTTCCGCAGCCTCGGCCAGGTCGAAGACACCGCCATGTCGATCGCGGCCGGAGATTTCAGCCAGCGCATGACCGACATCGAGCCGCGCACCGAGGTCGGCCGACTCAAGATCGCCATCAACACGATGCTCGGCCGCATCGACGCGGCCATCTCGCAGCGCGAAGCCACGGTGCGCCAGATGCGCCGCTTCATCGGCGACGCCAGTCACGAGCTGCGAACCCCCCTGGTCACCGTGCGCGGATACGCCGAGCTCTACCGGATGGGGGCGATCCCCACCGGTGACGACACCGCTCAGGCGATGGACCGCATCGAGAAGGAGGCCATCCGCATGGGCGTCCTCGTCGAGGACCTGCTGGCCCTGGCCCGCCTCGACGAGCGGCGCGACGTCGACATCGCTCCGGTCGATCTGCGTCCCATCGCCCGGGATGCCGCCCTCGACGTGCGCGCGACCTCGCCCCGGCGCACCGTCACGGTCATCGAGGCGCTCGACGCCGTGCTCCCGGGAGGGGAACGTTTCGCGGACAGCCCCGACACCGCCGACGCCAAGAAGCGCAGCGCTCCGACCACCACCGCGATCGCCCGCGCCGGGGCGTCGCTTCTTCGCCGCCGCTCCCGGCAGAGCGCGCAGACGGCCGCGGATCCCGACGCCGACACGCTGCCGATCGCCGTGCGACGCCCGCAGCCGGTCGTCAGCGGCGACGAGAACCGCATCCGGCAGGTGGTCGCCAACCTGCTGGGCAACGCCCGGCGCTTCACCGGTGACGACTCCCCCATCGAGTTGCGGGTGGGCGTCGACCCGGTCGCGGCCACGGGGTGGATCGAGGTGATCGACCACGGCGAGGGTGTGCCCGATCAGCTCAAGGACAAGATCTTCCAGCGGTTCTGGCGAGCCGACACATCGCGCACCCGGGAGACCGGCGGCACGGGCCTCGGCCTGTCGATCGTCGCATCGATCGTGGATGCCCTGCACGGCGACGTCGGCGTGCTCGACACCCCCGGCGGCGGCGCGACGTTCCGCGTGTCGTTCCCCCTGGCCGAGCAGCGCGAGCCCGAGGAGCACCTGCTCATCGAGACCCAGCCGCTCCCGCGTCTCGAGCGCGACGCCCTCTGA
- a CDS encoding response regulator transcription factor, producing the protein MTAPRILVVDDEPNIRDLLITSLRFAGFQVRAVTNGAQTISAVLEEEPDLIVLDVMLPDMNGFSVTKRLRGAGYTAPILFLTAKDETDDKITGLNAGGDDYVTKPFSLDEIVARIQAILRRTMQADEDSIIRAGEITMDQDTHDVQVGETAIELSPTEFKLLRYLMLNPNRVLSKAQILDHVWEYDFNGDAGIVESYISYLRRKIDPHATEPLIQTKRGFGYMLKTGKSA; encoded by the coding sequence ATGACCGCACCGCGCATCCTCGTCGTCGACGACGAGCCGAACATCCGTGACCTGCTGATCACGAGCCTGCGTTTCGCCGGCTTCCAGGTCCGCGCCGTGACCAACGGAGCGCAGACGATCTCGGCCGTGCTCGAAGAGGAACCCGACCTCATCGTGCTCGATGTCATGCTCCCCGACATGAACGGCTTCAGCGTGACCAAACGGCTCCGCGGAGCCGGCTACACCGCGCCGATCCTGTTCCTCACCGCCAAAGACGAGACCGACGACAAGATCACCGGCCTCAACGCCGGCGGCGACGACTACGTGACCAAGCCCTTCAGCCTCGACGAGATCGTCGCGCGCATCCAGGCCATCCTGCGCCGCACGATGCAGGCCGACGAGGACTCGATCATCCGCGCCGGCGAGATCACGATGGACCAGGACACGCACGACGTGCAGGTCGGCGAGACCGCCATCGAGCTGAGCCCGACCGAGTTCAAGCTGCTGCGCTACCTCATGCTGAACCCGAACCGCGTGCTGTCCAAGGCGCAGATCCTCGATCACGTGTGGGAGTACGACTTCAACGGCGATGCCGGCATCGTCGAGAGCTACATCTCCTACCTCCGCCGCAAGATCGACCCGCACGCGACCGAGCCGCTCATCCAGACCAAGCGCGGGTTCGGCTACATGCTGAAGACGGGCAAGTCCGCCTGA
- a CDS encoding DNA repair helicase XPB, producing MADGPLIVQSDRTVLLEVAHPDAETARHELAIFAELERAPEHIHTYRITRLGLWNARAAGHDSDDMLATLDRWSRFPVPPSVSTDIRETVARYGRLTIERTDDGSLVLRSGDAAVLAEVTKNKRIQPLLVGRPSPDSHLIDAWARGHIKQELLKIGWPAEDLAGYTPGTPHEIDLAEDGWTLRPYQRQAVDIFHDGGSGVVVLPCGAGKTLVGAGAMAATKTTTLILVTNTVSARQWRDELLKRTSLTPEEIGEYSGQSKEVKPVTIATYQILTAKRKGQYAHLALLDALDWGLVVYDEVHLLPAPVFKLTADLQARRRLGLTATLVREDGREGDVFSLIGPKRFDAPWKEIESQGFISPAACYEVRVDLPATERLEYAAAADDDRYRMAATAPAKIGVVRDLVARHDGERILIIGQYLEQIDTLADALHAPKITGQTPVDEREELYQAFREGEISVLVVSKVANFSIDLPEASVAIQVSGSFGSRQEEAQRLGRLLRPKTSGHTASFYTLIARDTVDQDFAQNRQRFLAEQGYAYTIMDADRLDAA from the coding sequence ATGGCTGACGGCCCCCTCATCGTTCAGAGCGACCGCACGGTGCTCCTCGAAGTCGCGCATCCCGACGCGGAGACCGCGCGTCACGAGCTCGCGATCTTCGCCGAGCTCGAGCGCGCGCCCGAGCACATCCACACCTACCGGATCACTCGGCTGGGCCTGTGGAACGCCCGCGCGGCGGGCCACGACTCCGACGACATGCTCGCGACCCTCGACCGCTGGTCGCGCTTTCCGGTGCCGCCTTCGGTGTCGACCGACATCCGGGAGACCGTCGCCCGCTACGGCCGCCTCACGATCGAGCGCACCGACGACGGCTCGCTCGTGCTGCGCTCCGGCGATGCTGCGGTGCTCGCCGAGGTCACCAAGAACAAGCGCATCCAGCCGCTGCTGGTCGGGCGCCCGTCGCCGGACAGCCACCTCATCGACGCGTGGGCGCGAGGCCACATCAAGCAGGAGCTGCTGAAGATCGGTTGGCCGGCCGAAGACCTCGCCGGCTACACCCCCGGCACGCCGCACGAGATCGACCTGGCCGAAGACGGCTGGACCCTCCGCCCGTATCAGCGCCAGGCCGTCGACATCTTCCACGACGGCGGCTCCGGCGTCGTGGTCCTCCCCTGCGGCGCGGGCAAGACCCTCGTCGGCGCCGGCGCGATGGCCGCGACCAAGACCACCACGCTCATCCTCGTGACCAACACCGTCAGCGCACGCCAGTGGCGCGACGAGCTGCTCAAGCGCACCTCCCTCACGCCGGAGGAGATCGGCGAGTACTCCGGCCAGTCCAAAGAGGTGAAGCCGGTCACCATCGCGACGTACCAGATCCTCACCGCGAAGCGGAAGGGCCAGTACGCGCACCTCGCACTCCTGGACGCGCTGGACTGGGGACTGGTCGTCTACGACGAGGTCCACCTGCTGCCGGCGCCCGTCTTCAAGCTCACCGCCGACCTGCAGGCGCGGCGGCGCCTGGGCCTCACCGCCACCCTGGTGCGCGAGGACGGGCGCGAGGGCGACGTGTTCAGCCTCATCGGACCGAAGCGGTTCGACGCGCCGTGGAAGGAGATCGAGTCGCAGGGCTTCATCTCCCCCGCCGCCTGCTACGAGGTGCGCGTCGACCTCCCGGCCACGGAACGCCTCGAATACGCGGCGGCCGCCGACGACGACCGCTACCGGATGGCCGCGACCGCGCCGGCGAAGATCGGTGTCGTGCGCGATCTGGTCGCCCGTCACGACGGCGAGCGCATCCTCATCATCGGTCAGTACCTCGAACAGATCGACACCCTCGCAGACGCCCTCCACGCACCGAAGATCACCGGGCAGACCCCGGTCGACGAGCGCGAAGAGCTGTACCAGGCGTTCCGCGAGGGCGAGATCTCCGTGCTGGTCGTGTCCAAGGTCGCCAACTTCTCCATCGACCTCCCGGAGGCGTCGGTGGCTATCCAGGTGTCGGGCTCCTTCGGGTCGCGGCAGGAGGAGGCGCAGCGTCTGGGCAGGCTCCTGCGCCCGAAGACCTCGGGCCACACCGCCAGCTTCTACACCCTCATCGCCCGCGACACCGTCGACCAGGACTTCGCGCAGAACCGCCAGCGATTCCTCGCCGAACAGGGCTACGCCTACACGATCATGGACGCCGATCGGCTCGACGCCGCGTGA
- a CDS encoding helicase-associated domain-containing protein gives MVSDERALALQLAGLDDARLAETFAARSVSAAVGWRDFFDAAEGLLEPASIDRALTRLPRRALASLAAAVDGGRAATDAVPETLQLLVDGATPQAVAERVRRLHRAHPTAFDARADDAPGPASTAQEAAAAERAFTATGALADLLLGADHTSLTLTATGTVSASDRRRLLEAGIVADAEELDDLVAVARAAGLVDARDREATVSDGGDRWLRLPTAARWEHAMTGVHAALPAGVRDEANGLQPVSLWPDGYPLDDDWPALARQWARIVVRWGLFADDGAEPSWTRSLRETGSVSASALLPHLPAEIDKVYLQADLSVIAPGPLQPDLELRLRRIAARESRAQASTYRFTGESLDAGLADGETAASIRAFLGELSLTGIPQPLEYLVDSTAERHGAVRVRSDVQRDLTVVETDDPDRREALSVDQALRPLGLVLDDGVLLTRVGRDAVSWALADARYPVTVIGDDGRPTSPRRSRRTTAASAPAPARYDELIARLRSGHSTDSDEAWLERELEQAVRARAAVRVTVRMPDGSDRELTLEASGLGGGRLRGLDRAADVERTLPLRSIVAVAPAE, from the coding sequence GTGGTCTCCGACGAGCGCGCTCTCGCCCTGCAGCTCGCAGGCCTCGATGACGCGCGACTCGCCGAGACGTTCGCGGCGCGCTCCGTCTCCGCCGCGGTGGGCTGGCGCGATTTCTTCGACGCCGCCGAAGGCCTCCTCGAGCCGGCCTCGATCGACCGGGCGCTGACGCGCCTCCCGCGCCGCGCGCTCGCGTCGCTGGCGGCCGCCGTCGACGGCGGCCGGGCGGCGACCGACGCCGTGCCGGAGACCCTGCAGCTCCTCGTCGACGGCGCGACGCCACAGGCCGTCGCCGAGCGCGTGCGGCGCCTGCACCGCGCGCATCCGACCGCTTTCGATGCTCGTGCCGACGACGCGCCCGGCCCCGCGAGCACCGCCCAGGAGGCGGCCGCGGCGGAACGGGCCTTCACCGCCACCGGCGCGCTGGCGGATCTGCTGCTCGGGGCCGACCACACCTCCCTGACGCTGACCGCCACGGGCACGGTGAGCGCGAGCGATCGACGGCGCCTGCTCGAGGCGGGGATCGTCGCCGACGCGGAAGAGCTCGACGATCTGGTCGCCGTCGCGCGCGCGGCGGGTCTCGTCGACGCGAGGGATCGCGAGGCCACCGTCTCGGACGGGGGCGACCGGTGGCTGCGACTCCCCACCGCAGCGAGGTGGGAGCACGCCATGACCGGCGTGCACGCGGCACTGCCGGCCGGGGTCCGCGACGAGGCGAACGGCCTCCAGCCGGTGTCGCTCTGGCCGGACGGCTATCCGCTCGATGACGACTGGCCGGCGCTTGCACGGCAGTGGGCGCGCATCGTGGTGCGGTGGGGACTGTTCGCCGACGACGGCGCCGAGCCCTCCTGGACGCGATCGCTGCGCGAGACGGGCAGCGTCAGCGCGTCGGCGCTGCTCCCCCACCTCCCGGCCGAGATCGACAAGGTGTACCTGCAGGCCGATCTGTCCGTGATCGCGCCGGGCCCGCTCCAGCCCGACCTCGAGCTCCGCCTGCGCCGCATCGCCGCGCGCGAGTCCCGCGCGCAGGCTTCGACCTACCGGTTCACGGGCGAATCCCTCGACGCGGGCCTCGCCGACGGCGAGACCGCGGCGAGCATCCGCGCCTTCCTCGGCGAGCTGTCTCTCACCGGCATCCCACAGCCCCTCGAGTACCTGGTCGACAGCACGGCGGAACGTCACGGCGCGGTGCGGGTGCGCTCCGACGTGCAGCGGGACCTCACCGTGGTCGAGACCGACGACCCCGACCGTCGTGAGGCGCTGTCGGTCGATCAGGCGCTGCGGCCCCTGGGCCTCGTTCTCGACGACGGGGTGCTGCTCACGCGCGTCGGCCGCGACGCCGTCTCGTGGGCCCTCGCCGACGCGCGCTATCCGGTCACGGTGATCGGCGACGACGGCCGGCCGACGTCACCGAGGCGGAGTCGACGCACGACGGCCGCGTCGGCGCCCGCGCCCGCCCGGTACGACGAGCTGATCGCGCGCCTGCGCTCCGGGCACAGCACCGACAGCGACGAGGCGTGGCTCGAGCGGGAACTCGAACAGGCCGTGCGAGCCCGCGCGGCGGTTCGGGTGACGGTGCGGATGCCCGACGGCAGCGACCGCGAGCTGACCCTCGAGGCCTCGGGACTCGGCGGTGGAAGGCTGCGGGGACTCGACCGCGCCGCCGACGTCGAGCGCACCCTGCCGCTGCGGAGCATCGTCGCCGTCGCGCCCGCGGAGTGA
- a CDS encoding multidrug ABC transporter ATPase, whose product MSTRSPGGDVPIRRIDRILAFMSLGLLALSIVCFFAIMIGSGAGADMATGVWPAVGFTVYFAPPIAFVMLLTVLIMTLVRRARANRGS is encoded by the coding sequence ATGAGCACGCGAAGCCCCGGCGGCGACGTCCCGATCCGCCGCATCGACCGCATTCTGGCGTTCATGTCCCTGGGTCTGCTCGCGCTGTCGATCGTGTGCTTCTTCGCGATCATGATCGGATCGGGAGCGGGCGCCGACATGGCCACGGGCGTCTGGCCGGCGGTGGGCTTCACCGTCTACTTCGCACCTCCGATCGCCTTCGTGATGCTGTTGACGGTGCTCATCATGACGCTCGTGCGGAGGGCACGGGCCAACCGCGGGTCCTGA
- a CDS encoding cold-shock protein produces the protein MPTGKVRFYDEDKGFGFITADDGQDVFLHASALPAQAAAPKPGTRLEFGVADGKRGLQALSVRVLEAPVSLAKRSRKPADDMAVIIEDLVGLLDGVGGDLRRGRYPSSSHSKKIAAVLRKVADDLDA, from the coding sequence ATGCCCACCGGCAAGGTCAGGTTCTACGACGAGGACAAGGGATTCGGCTTCATCACCGCCGATGACGGTCAGGACGTCTTCCTCCACGCCAGCGCGCTGCCCGCGCAGGCGGCGGCCCCCAAGCCCGGCACCCGCCTCGAGTTCGGCGTCGCCGACGGCAAGCGCGGTCTGCAGGCACTGTCGGTGCGGGTTCTCGAGGCCCCGGTGAGCCTCGCCAAGCGCTCGCGCAAGCCCGCCGACGACATGGCCGTCATCATCGAAGACCTCGTCGGCCTGCTCGACGGCGTCGGGGGCGACCTGCGCCGCGGTCGCTACCCCAGCTCTTCGCACTCGAAGAAGATCGCCGCGGTTCTGCGCAAGGTAGCGGATGACCTCGACGCCTGA
- a CDS encoding DUF3027 domain-containing protein: MTSTPETPGTDEESAIDEEPGTDESAGVSALPDPALLEARDLALLALREITPEATIGDPAGHRVEADGVVSLLFANRLAGYPGWFWTVSLARVADAEPTVLEVELLPGDDALVAPDWVPWAERLADYQAAQAAAAQEGADDDASDFDDDDEDDDEADDDASILHAGDVDGVDIDELAPDADSDEDDADEDDADGDDSDEDGSDEDDADEDDSEEDDDSDDSEEDVTDSDEDDSDDEN; encoded by the coding sequence ATGACCTCGACGCCTGAGACCCCCGGCACTGACGAAGAGTCCGCTATCGACGAAGAGCCCGGAACCGACGAGTCCGCCGGCGTCTCGGCGCTGCCGGATCCCGCGCTCCTCGAAGCACGCGATCTCGCGCTGCTCGCGCTCCGCGAGATCACACCCGAAGCGACGATCGGCGACCCCGCGGGTCACCGTGTCGAGGCCGACGGGGTCGTCTCGCTCCTGTTCGCGAACCGCCTCGCGGGCTATCCCGGCTGGTTCTGGACGGTGAGTCTGGCGCGCGTCGCCGACGCCGAGCCGACCGTGCTCGAGGTCGAGCTCCTGCCCGGCGACGACGCCCTGGTGGCTCCGGACTGGGTGCCGTGGGCGGAGCGTCTGGCCGACTACCAGGCCGCGCAGGCTGCGGCGGCGCAGGAGGGGGCCGACGACGACGCCTCCGACTTCGACGACGATGATGAAGACGACGACGAGGCGGATGACGACGCGTCGATCCTGCACGCCGGCGACGTGGACGGCGTCGACATCGACGAGCTCGCACCGGATGCCGACTCCGACGAAGACGACGCCGATGAGGACGACGCCGATGGGGACGACTCGGACGAGGACGGCTCGGACGAGGACGACGCCGACGAAGACGACTCCGAAGAGGACGACGACTCTGACGACTCCGAGGAGGACGTCACCGACTCCGACGAAGACGACTCCGACGACGAGAACTGA